The DNA region CCTCGTGGGGCTGGAGCGGGTGCAGGAGATCATCCTGGAGATCGCCCGGGCCCTCGCTCCCGGGGCCATAGTGGAGATCAGCGAAGATGCGCAAGCCGTGTACGTCCGGTTGACCGGCCCCTGGGAGCTGGCCGTCCCCTTCGCCCTGCCCCGCGACGACCTCTACGATCCGGGGTTCGATCCGGAAGACGCCCGCGAGAAGATCGCGGCGCATTTTACCACTCATCTTCGCCCGGGTGGGAGAGCACCGGAGCGGCCCCCGGGGAGGTGACCGCTCCGACCGTCTTTCACTTCGGAAGGGGCTGCGCCGCGTCCGCGCGAACACCCGGGGCGTGCAGAGCCTTGAGCAGTGGGCCGAGGAGTGGCGGCAGACCAGGCGCCTGACCTACGACCTGCTGGCCGCCCTTCCCTACGCCGTGCTGAACTTCTCTCCCCATCCCGACTTCGGGACCTTCGCCCGCCAGATCCGCCACATGGGGGACATCCAGGCCTGCTACATCATGGGCCTGCAGACCGAGAAGATGGATTTCGGAGCCCGGCCGCGCCAGCGCACCCTGGAACAATCGCGAGAGCATCTTGAGGGCTACCTCCGCAGCCTCGACGCCCAGCTGGAGGAGGTGCTGCGCGGGATCTCCGGCGCGTCGCCGGGCCGGTCCATTGCCTGGGACGGGGAAGCGGTCCCGGTGCTCCGGCACCTAATGCGGCTGCTCCAACACGAAACGCTGCACCACGGCATGCTGGCCCTCTACGCGAAGATCGCCGACCTCCCCCTCCCGCCCAGCTGGGGGATCTGGGCCCTCGAATAGCCGGTTATCCCTCACAATCTCCGAAACATCCGGCCCTCTTCGCCTTGACGGCGCGCTCAGGATGTGGCAGATTGGTGATTGGTCTGTTGTCTGACCAATGGACCAATCCTGACCCGGAGGCTCAGGAATCTCCACCACCGACGCGTCGACAGTCATCAGCGACCTTGAGCCGGTCCGGCGGACCAAGGTCTATGAGGAAGTGGCCGACCGGATCCGCCGGCTCATCGTCGAGGGCCGGCTGCGGGCGGGCGACAAGCTGCCCCCGGAGCGCGAGCTGGCCGAGCGGTTTGGGGTCAGTCGGACCTCGGTCCGCGACGCCATCCGGGTGCTGGAACTGATTGGCCTGCTCGAACCCCGCCAGGGCGAGGGCACCGTGGTCCGGGAACTGACCCCCGATGCGCTCACCCAGCCGCTGGCTTCGATTCTGATTCACAACCGGGCGCTGCTCGCCGAGCTGCTGGAAGTGCGCAAGATGTTCGAGCCCCCGCTGGCCGCGCGGGCCGCCGTGCTGGCCCGTCCCGAGGACGTGGCCCGGCTGGAGGAAATCTACGGACGGCAGGAGACGAAGGTGCGCGCCGGCGAGGTGGCCATCGCCGAGGATTCGGAGTTCCACTACGCCATCGCCACCATGGCGCGCAACCGGGTCGCCCTCAAAGTCGTGGACGTCTTGATGGACCTCCTCCAGGAGAGCCGGCAGCGCTCGCTCCAGGTGCCGGGGCGGATACAGCGCTCCCTGGCCGGCCACCGGCGGATCCTGGACGCCATCGCCCGGCGGGATCCCCGAGCCGCCGAACGCGCGATGCAGCAGCACCTGGCCGAGATCGAGCACGTCCTCCTTACGTCACAGCCGGAGGGCTGACCATGGGACGCCTCTTCGCGGTGGAGATCGTCTACCGCGGGATCTTCCAGAAGAACCTGGCCAAGAACATCAGCCGGGGCGTGGTGCTGGCGGCGCACCACGCCGGGAAGTCCGGCATCTCCTTCGGCCGCTACGGGGACAGCCCGGAGCGCAACGGCATCCCGGCCAAGAGTTTCGCCGTGATCGGGAGCGACCCCGAAACCCTCGAGGAGGGCATGGCCAAGTACGAGCCCAAGGAGGTCGACATCACCATCGTCCTGGACGACACCCTGCTCAAGGGCGTGGAGTCCTGGGCCTGGTACGGCCTCCAACCCATCAACCGCCTGCTCCGCCCCGGCGGGACGTTGATCGTCACCTCGATGCACGACGCCGACACCCTCATCCCCATGGCGCACCGGAAGGAGGCGCCCTACCGGCTGGCCATCCTCAAGGGCACGCCCAGCTTCTCGGGCCTGTGGGTCTACAAGGACGACCACACCGACGTGCGCGTCCTCGGGGCCGTGGCCCGGGTGCTGCCCGAGCTGTTCACCATCGACGACGTGGAGAAGGCGATCCTGCAGGAGTGGTCGGCGCCGCTCAAGGCGACCTCGGCGCGCAAGGCCTACGAGCGGATCACCACCCGGGTGGTGCAGCCCACGGAGGGGAACCCGGAACATCCCTTCGCCTTCCAGCTGCCCAAATGGCATGAGATGCGGGAAGGCATCGCCATCCCGGCCATTCCCCGCGGCGCGCCCATCGCCGATCCGGTCAGCGGGCAAAGCGGCGGCTTCCGGCCGGCGCGCAACCCCACCTTCAAGAAGTTCACCACGCGCACGATGCGGCCGGTGGTGAACTTCGACACCTGCGTGAAGTGCACGCTGTGCTGGCTGCAGTGTCCGGACTCCTGCTTCGACGTCACGCCCGACGGGTTCTATGACGCCAACATGGAGGCCTGCTGCGGCTGCGGCGTCTGCGAGGCGGTCTGCCCGGTGGAGCACTGCGTGACGATGGTCAACGAGACCGCCTTCACCGACAACAGCAGCCAGTGGGAAGCCTGGAAGAAAGATCGGACCGCCTATGCCGCCTGGCTGCAGGAGAAGATCCGGCACCGGCCCGAGCGGACTCACGGCTTCCGCTTTCGCGGGCAGTACGAGCAGGAGCTGCCGCCGATGCTGGAGATCGCCGGCGGGGCGGGGCCGGAAGAGCCGTCCGGGGAGGAGGAGTAGGCCATGGCCAGAGCCGTCGAGCAGGTTGCCGCACCGCAGAAGGAAACGGACGCCCTGATCAGCGGCAGCGAGGCGATCGCCGTCGCCTGCAAGCTGGCGGACGTGGACGTCATCACCGCCTACCCGATCCGTCCCTACGACACGGTGATGCAGTACGTAGCCAAGCTGGTGGCGAACGGCGAACTGGACTGCGAGTACATCGTCGCCGAAAGCGAGCATTCCCAGTTCGAGATCGTCAAACACGCCTGCGCCGCCGGCGCGCGCGTCTTCTGCGGCAGCAGCGGCGTGGGCTGGATGTACGCCTTCGAGGCGCTCACCGTCACCCCGGCCCTGCGCATTCCGATGGTGGCCATGGTCGGCAACCGCGCCCTGGACGACCCCGGCGCCTTCGGGGTGGAGCACAACGACGCCCTGGCCGTGCGCGACCTGGGCTGGCAGCTGGTCTGGGTGGACACCGCCCAGGAGGCGCTGGACACCGCGCTCATCGCCTACCGGGTGGCCGAGGACCGCCGGGTCTTCCTGCCCTGCGCCATCGCCTGCGACGGGGCGTTCCTGACCCACTCCCAGGCGCAGGTCAAGATCCCGCCCCAGCAGTGGGTGAACGCCTTCTTGCCGCCCTACAACCGCGGCGACCTCCTGCTGCACCCGGACAACCCGATCACCGTGGCCCCGCAGGTGAACGAAGACTGGCTGATGGAGATCCGCAAGCACAACGACGAGGCGATGAAGCGGGCCAAGACGGTCATCAAGGAAGCGTACGCCGACTTTGCCCGGATCTTCGGCCGCGACTACGGGAACCCGTTCTTCGAGGAGTACCAGACCGACGACGCGGACGTGGTCCTGGTGGGGATGGGGACCCTCTCCATGCCGGTGAAGGTCGCCATCCGCCGGATGCGCCAGGAGGGCAAGAAGGTGGGCCTGGTGCGGCTGCGCTGGTTCCGGCCCTTCGCCGCGGAGGAGCTGGCCGCCACCCTCGGCCGGTTCAACGCCGTCGGGGTGATCGACCGCGACTTCTCCTTCGGATCTCCGTATACCAGCGGCGTGCTGGCCACGGAGATTCGCGCCGCGCTGTACCCGGCGGAGAAGAGGCCGCCGGTGCTGGGATTCATCTGCGGGCTGGGCGGACGGGAAGTGACCGTGCCGGACGTCCAGCGGATGACGGACGTGCTCCTGTCGGCGGCGGCAGGGAAGGCGCAGCCGCTGACGACATGGGTGGGGATCCGCGAGTAAGAGGCACCGGCCAGGAGCGGAGGAGACCACGATGGACGCCATCGAGACCGCGTTGCCCACGCAGCAGCTGGAGGCGATCAAGGGGGTGAAGAAGATCCCCCTGGAGGAATTCTTCACCTCCGGCCACCGGACGTGTCAGGGCTGCGAGTCGGCGCTGGTGATGAAACTGATGGTGAAAGCGGCCGGGCCGCGCACCATCGTCCTGGGCAGCACGGGGTGCATGTATGTGGCCAACACCACCTATTACAGCACCTCGTGGGTCGTGCCCTGGATGCACACCCAGCTGGGCAGCTCCGGCTCCGCGGGCCTGGGCACCGCCGCGGCGCTGAAGGTCCTGATGCGCAAGGGGAAGATGAAGGAGGAGCCGATCAACGTCATCGCCTTCTGCGGCGACGGGGGCGGCGCGGACATGGGGCTGTCGGCGATCTCCGCCGCGCTGACCCATCCCCAGTACAACTTCCTGATCCTCCTCTACGACAACGAGTCCTACGCCAACACCGACATCCAGCTCTCCGGCCTCACCCCCTACGGCGCCCACACCACCTTCAGCCCGCCGGGCAAGGCCAAGCGTATCCTACACACCCGCTGGAAAAAGAATGTGGCCGGGATGCTGGCCGCCGGCCACCCGGAGTGCCGCTACGTGGCCACGGTCTGCGCCAGCTACGCCGTGGACATGATGAACCGGGTGCGCAAGGCGCTGACCATCGGCGGGCCGACCTTCATCCACTCCATCGACCCCTGTCCGAAGGGCTGGGACTTCGACCCCATGCTTTCCCACGAACTGGGCGAGCTGGCCGTGGAGACCGGGGTCTGGCCGCTCTACGAGGTGGAGAACGGCGTGCTCAAGCTCTACGGCCGCACGAAGCAGATCGCGGAGAAGCGCGCCAGGCGTAAGCCGGTCCGGGAGTTCCTGCTCAAGCAGGGACGGTTTGCGCACTTTACCGAGGACGACTTCGACTATTTCCAGGCCAAGGTCGACGAGATGTGGAACCGATGGCTCATTCCCGGGGTGATCCCGTTCCACACCGAGCTCGAGCGCGACCAGCCGCCGGCCTAGCGCCGGGGGCGCAGGAATCGCCGGCCGGACCTGCCCGCGCCGTCGCCGCGCGCCGCAGGTCCGAGCCATTTCTCGACCGAGAAGGTCAACATTCGAGGTGGTGAAGGGCCGGTGACGCAACGGGTACATACTGGCAGACATCGGGGAGGGACTTCGTCGAGCAGGACATTCTCAGTGTTGTGGGGGTGAGGCTATGGCATGGTGGCGACTCATGAGAGCGGCCGCCCTGTGTCTTGTCGTGTTGCTGCTCCTGTTCGCGCTCCCGGCGTCGAGCGCGCCCACGTTCACGCCGCGGCGGCCGATCGAGTGGACGATCCCGGCCGGCACCGGCGGCGGGGCCGACCAGCAGGCCCGGTTCATGGCCCCGCTGATCGCCAAGTACAACCTCTCGCCGCAGCCCTTCATCCCGGTGAACCGTCCGGCGGGCGCCGGGGCCCAGGCCTTCCTCTGGATGATCGACAGGGCCGGCGATCCCCACACCATCCTAATCACGCTGGACAACCTCTTCGCCACGCCCGAAGCGCAGCTCATCCGCCGGCGCGACGGCGGCCGCTTCACCTGGCGCGACCTGACCCCGATCGCCCGGCTGCTCCTCGACAACTTCGTCCTCACCGTCCACAACGACTCGCCGTGGAAAACGGTGGCGGACTTCGAGCGGGCGGCGAAGGCCGCGCCGCGGGGCAGCATCAAGATGTCCGGGACCGGCTCCAAGCAGGAGGATGAGATCATCATGGTCCTCCTGGAGCAGGCCTGGGGGGTGGACTTCACCTACGTGCCCTTCCCGGGAGGCGGCGCGGTGGCGGCGGCGGTCGTGGGGAAGCAGACCGACTTCTCGGTGAACAACCCGCTGGAGATGGTCGGGCACTGGGAAGGAGGACGCCTGCGCCCGCTGGCCATCTTCGCCTCGGAACGGGTGCAGACCCCCCGGTGGAAGGATGTGCCCACGATGAAAGAGCTCGGCTTCCCCATCGAGTACCAGATGCTGCGCGGCATCTTCGGCACGGCGAACATGCCGCCGGAGGCAGTGGCCTTCTACCGGGACATCTTCCAGCGCCTGCTGGACACACCGGAGATGGCCGACTTCATCGAGCGCGGGGCCTTCACCAAGGCCTGGCTCACCGGGCCGGCCTTCGTGCAGTGGCTGGAGCAGAAGGACGCCACCGTGCGCAGCCTGATGAAGAAGGGCGGGCTGTCCGCCCCGTGAGGGCGGCCTGACCGATGCGTCGAGCGGACACCGCCTTCGCCCTGCTCCTGGTGGTCGGAGCAGCGATCATGATCCGCGAGGCCCTGCGCCTGCCCATCGCCTGGACGGCGATCGGGCCGGGCGCAGGGTTCTTCCCCTTCTGGCTAAGCGTGGGGGTTGCCTTCCAGGGGGTGATCATCCTGATACGCAGCCTGCGCGTGCCCGCCCCGCCCGGGCGGGAGGTCCCCTTCGTCGAACCTGAGGCCTGGAGGCCCCTGCTCGTCGCCTTCCTGCCCATGGTCGCCGTGATCGCCGCCATCAACTACCTGGGGATCTACATCGGCGGCGCGCTGTACCTCGCGGGCTATATGATCTTCGTCGGCCGCCACCACTGGACGTCGGTGATCCTGATCTCCATCCTCCTGCCGCTGGGGCTGTTCCTGATCTTCGAGCGCTGGTTCTTGCTGCCGATGCCCAAGGGCCTCATCCTCGAGCACCTGCTCTTCGGACGCTAGAGGGAGGAATGGATCTCTTCTCGGTCTTCGGCAAC from Armatimonadota bacterium includes:
- a CDS encoding DinB family protein; amino-acid sequence: MQSLEQWAEEWRQTRRLTYDLLAALPYAVLNFSPHPDFGTFARQIRHMGDIQACYIMGLQTEKMDFGARPRQRTLEQSREHLEGYLRSLDAQLEEVLRGISGASPGRSIAWDGEAVPVLRHLMRLLQHETLHHGMLALYAKIADLPLPPSWGIWALE
- a CDS encoding FadR/GntR family transcriptional regulator, producing the protein MADRIRRLIVEGRLRAGDKLPPERELAERFGVSRTSVRDAIRVLELIGLLEPRQGEGTVVRELTPDALTQPLASILIHNRALLAELLEVRKMFEPPLAARAAVLARPEDVARLEEIYGRQETKVRAGEVAIAEDSEFHYAIATMARNRVALKVVDVLMDLLQESRQRSLQVPGRIQRSLAGHRRILDAIARRDPRAAERAMQQHLAEIEHVLLTSQPEG
- a CDS encoding 4Fe-4S dicluster-binding protein, giving the protein MGRLFAVEIVYRGIFQKNLAKNISRGVVLAAHHAGKSGISFGRYGDSPERNGIPAKSFAVIGSDPETLEEGMAKYEPKEVDITIVLDDTLLKGVESWAWYGLQPINRLLRPGGTLIVTSMHDADTLIPMAHRKEAPYRLAILKGTPSFSGLWVYKDDHTDVRVLGAVARVLPELFTIDDVEKAILQEWSAPLKATSARKAYERITTRVVQPTEGNPEHPFAFQLPKWHEMREGIAIPAIPRGAPIADPVSGQSGGFRPARNPTFKKFTTRTMRPVVNFDTCVKCTLCWLQCPDSCFDVTPDGFYDANMEACCGCGVCEAVCPVEHCVTMVNETAFTDNSSQWEAWKKDRTAYAAWLQEKIRHRPERTHGFRFRGQYEQELPPMLEIAGGAGPEEPSGEEE
- a CDS encoding pyruvate ferredoxin oxidoreductase, yielding MARAVEQVAAPQKETDALISGSEAIAVACKLADVDVITAYPIRPYDTVMQYVAKLVANGELDCEYIVAESEHSQFEIVKHACAAGARVFCGSSGVGWMYAFEALTVTPALRIPMVAMVGNRALDDPGAFGVEHNDALAVRDLGWQLVWVDTAQEALDTALIAYRVAEDRRVFLPCAIACDGAFLTHSQAQVKIPPQQWVNAFLPPYNRGDLLLHPDNPITVAPQVNEDWLMEIRKHNDEAMKRAKTVIKEAYADFARIFGRDYGNPFFEEYQTDDADVVLVGMGTLSMPVKVAIRRMRQEGKKVGLVRLRWFRPFAAEELAATLGRFNAVGVIDRDFSFGSPYTSGVLATEIRAALYPAEKRPPVLGFICGLGGREVTVPDVQRMTDVLLSAAAGKAQPLTTWVGIRE
- a CDS encoding thiamine pyrophosphate-dependent enzyme; its protein translation is MDAIETALPTQQLEAIKGVKKIPLEEFFTSGHRTCQGCESALVMKLMVKAAGPRTIVLGSTGCMYVANTTYYSTSWVVPWMHTQLGSSGSAGLGTAAALKVLMRKGKMKEEPINVIAFCGDGGGADMGLSAISAALTHPQYNFLILLYDNESYANTDIQLSGLTPYGAHTTFSPPGKAKRILHTRWKKNVAGMLAAGHPECRYVATVCASYAVDMMNRVRKALTIGGPTFIHSIDPCPKGWDFDPMLSHELGELAVETGVWPLYEVENGVLKLYGRTKQIAEKRARRKPVREFLLKQGRFAHFTEDDFDYFQAKVDEMWNRWLIPGVIPFHTELERDQPPA
- a CDS encoding tripartite tricarboxylate transporter substrate binding protein, encoding MRAAALCLVVLLLLFALPASSAPTFTPRRPIEWTIPAGTGGGADQQARFMAPLIAKYNLSPQPFIPVNRPAGAGAQAFLWMIDRAGDPHTILITLDNLFATPEAQLIRRRDGGRFTWRDLTPIARLLLDNFVLTVHNDSPWKTVADFERAAKAAPRGSIKMSGTGSKQEDEIIMVLLEQAWGVDFTYVPFPGGGAVAAAVVGKQTDFSVNNPLEMVGHWEGGRLRPLAIFASERVQTPRWKDVPTMKELGFPIEYQMLRGIFGTANMPPEAVAFYRDIFQRLLDTPEMADFIERGAFTKAWLTGPAFVQWLEQKDATVRSLMKKGGLSAP
- a CDS encoding tripartite tricarboxylate transporter TctB family protein, yielding MRRADTAFALLLVVGAAIMIREALRLPIAWTAIGPGAGFFPFWLSVGVAFQGVIILIRSLRVPAPPGREVPFVEPEAWRPLLVAFLPMVAVIAAINYLGIYIGGALYLAGYMIFVGRHHWTSVILISILLPLGLFLIFERWFLLPMPKGLILEHLLFGR